The following coding sequences lie in one Opisthocomus hoazin isolate bOpiHoa1 chromosome 7, bOpiHoa1.hap1, whole genome shotgun sequence genomic window:
- the FJX1 gene encoding four-jointed box protein 1: MRRARRAAPGPLPALGLLALGALSGLWTVVPRREPAAAAQRGPEPGPPAGKTFRALLAVPGREERDGGARPAAGGPSPVERGIFWSRELEARVPAGFAAEEAAAWLSAARAARVSALERGGCGRSSNRLARLSDGSRACVRYGVSPEQILGEALSYHLAGVLGMQQRLPPTALALVEAGGPRWAPVREELRGSLWAEGAVVSLTRWVDNLTAVVAPAPWGAEAGGGRRLRPLSAAGLGALPPAQLVELVQWSDLILFDYLTANFDRLVSNLFSLQWDPRVMRRATSNLLRGPDGGLVFLDNEAGLVHGYRLLAMWDPYNEPLLRSVCVFREGTARRVAELHRRRSAAAELRRRYRAREPLWARLGFLSERQAELLQARVDFVHRHIAHCRAQADAL; the protein is encoded by the coding sequence ATGAGGCGGGCGaggcgggccgcgccgggccccctgcccgcgctggggctgctggcgctggGCGCTCTGTCGGGGCTCTGGACCGTGGTGccgcggcgggagccggcggcggcggcgcagcggggaccggagccggggccgcccgccgggAAAACTTTCCGGGCGCTGCTGGCGGTGCCGGGCCGGGAGGAGCGGGAcggcggggcgcggccggccGCGGGCGGGCCCTCCCCGGTGGAGCGGGGCATCTTCTGGAGCCGCGAGCTGGAGGCGCGGGTGCCGGCGGGCTTcgcggcggaggaggcggcggcgtgGCTGTcggccgcccgcgccgcccgcgTCTCGGCGCTGGagcgcggcggctgcgggcgcagCTCCAACCGGCTGGCGCGGCTGTCGGACGGGAGCCGCGCCTGCGTCCGCTACGGCGTCAGCCCGGAGCAGATCCTGGGCGAGGCGCTCTCGTACCACCTGGCCGGGGTGCTGGGCATGCAGCAGCGCCTGCCGCCCACGGCGCTCGCCCTGGTGGAGGCCGGCGGGCCGCGCTGGGCGCCGGTGCGGGAGGAGCTGCGCGGCTCGCTGTGGGCCGAGGGCGCGGTGGTCAGCCTGACGCGGTGGGTGGACAACCTGACGGCCGTGGTGGCCCCCGCGCCCTGGGGcgccgaggcgggcggcgggcggcggctgcggccgctgtcggcggcggggctgggcgcgctGCCGCCGGCGCAACTGGTGGAGCTGGTGCAGTGGAGCGACCTGATCCTCTTCGACTACCTGACGGCCAACTTCGACCGCCTGGTCAGCAACCTCTTCAGCCTGCAGTGGGACCCGCGGGTGATGCGCCGCGCCACCAGCAACCTGCTCCGCGGGCCCGACGGCGGGCTCGTCTTCCTGGACAACGAGGCGGGGCTGGTGCACGGCTACCGCCTCCTCGCCATGTGGGACCCCTACAACGAGCCGCTGCTGCGCTCCGTCTGCGTCTTCCGAGAGGGCACGGCCCGCCGCGTCGCCGAGCTGCACCGCCGCCGCAGCGCCGCCGCCGAGCTCCGCCGCCGCTACCGGGCGCGGGAGCCGCTCTGGGCCCGCCTCGGCTTCCTCTCGGAgcggcaggcagagctgctgcaggcccGCGTCGACTTCGTCCACCGCCACATCGCCCACTGCCGCGCCCAGGCCGACGCGCTCTGA